The Bacillaceae bacterium S4-13-56 genome has a window encoding:
- a CDS encoding glycerate kinase, which translates to MKIVIAPDSFKGSVPSTSAAAKIEDGIKQENSDIETIKIPVADGGEGTVEAFLTFMNGERVIEWVEDPLGRSIEAAYGWIEESKTAIIETASASGLPLLSETEKNPLKASTFGTGQLVKSALKRGAKKILIGLGGSATVDAGTGFLQALGVKFYDENHQPLKGCGDCLGNVQSIDCSQLYQNLHEVEITIASDVTNPLLGKNGAVYVFGPQKGIQNEKLEEFEKNMEHYASVVNRTVSKNEIDSPGSGAAGGFGYSLQSFLKVEMRSGFELIAEASNLEHHIKTADIVITGEGKFDTQSLNGKAPVGIARIAAKYHVPVVVFTGQFEGDMSSLKQEGIHLVSPIVDQVMTLNDSMGTGEELLERAARRLMKAIELGRITNNSGFKVINTLKI; encoded by the coding sequence ATGAAAATTGTCATTGCACCTGATTCCTTTAAAGGGTCGGTGCCAAGTACGAGTGCTGCGGCCAAAATTGAAGATGGCATCAAGCAAGAAAATAGTGACATAGAGACAATCAAGATACCAGTAGCTGATGGTGGAGAAGGTACAGTAGAAGCCTTTTTAACATTCATGAATGGTGAAAGGGTGATTGAATGGGTCGAGGATCCATTAGGGCGAAGTATCGAAGCAGCATATGGCTGGATTGAAGAAAGTAAAACAGCAATTATTGAAACCGCTTCCGCATCCGGATTGCCGTTGCTTTCTGAAACTGAGAAAAATCCTCTTAAAGCCTCAACGTTTGGGACAGGCCAACTCGTTAAAAGTGCGTTAAAACGAGGAGCCAAGAAAATCTTGATTGGTCTTGGTGGCAGCGCAACTGTCGATGCGGGTACAGGGTTTTTGCAAGCACTTGGTGTAAAATTTTACGACGAAAATCATCAACCTCTAAAAGGTTGCGGAGATTGTTTGGGGAATGTCCAATCAATAGATTGTTCACAGCTATACCAAAACCTACATGAAGTAGAAATCACGATTGCATCAGATGTAACAAACCCGTTACTAGGAAAAAATGGCGCTGTCTATGTTTTTGGGCCGCAAAAGGGCATTCAAAATGAGAAACTTGAAGAATTCGAGAAAAACATGGAGCATTATGCTTCAGTTGTAAACAGAACAGTATCGAAAAATGAAATTGATTCACCTGGAAGTGGCGCTGCGGGTGGTTTTGGTTATTCATTACAATCGTTTTTAAAAGTTGAGATGAGAAGTGGGTTTGAGTTAATTGCGGAAGCCAGTAATCTTGAACATCACATCAAAACGGCAGACATAGTGATTACCGGAGAAGGAAAGTTCGATACACAATCGTTAAATGGTAAGGCCCCGGTGGGAATCGCAAGAATTGCAGCAAAGTACCATGTACCAGTTGTTGTTTTTACAGGTCAGTTTGAAGGTGATATGTCATCCTTAAAGCAAGAGGGAATACACCTAGTGTCACCAATTGTTGACCAAGTTATGACTCTGAATGATTCAATGGGAACGGGTGAGGAATTACTTGAACGTGCTGCAAGAAGATTAATGAAAGCGATTGAATTAGGAAGAATCACAAATAACTCAGGATTTAAAGTTATAAACACTTTAAAAATATAA
- a CDS encoding glycosyltransferase family 4 protein gives MKIALAHFRVGETDGVSLEMEKWKLALEKMGHEVLFLAGSGGQTSAYVIEELYYMHPLNNKFVYNAYDRLMDYEDEESFKNDILLFTSKIEQKLMKFIENEKIDVLIPNNILSLGWGLPAAIAFYHVAEKMNITYLCHHHDFYWERERYSTPTCSFINDWLEQYFPPALDNVNHVVINKIAQDELIERRGISSKVVPNVFDFDGKRWIVDDYNYDIRETLGLDEDDIIILQATRITERKAIELGIDVVSEIQRQVKGMVGKKLYNGKKIIPTTKVVYVLAGLPESMPRYLELLKKKANQLDVDIRFVNERVDHSRRLENQLKIYSLWDAYVIADFITYPSILEGWGNQLLEGVFAKKPIVIYEYPVFQTDIADKEFMFTSLGGQHTVASNGLIEVPADKVVQAAQEIVRILTDPTLYQTCTDHNFELGKRYYSYEALQQYLESVMKPLFA, from the coding sequence GTGAAAATTGCATTGGCTCATTTTCGAGTTGGGGAAACAGATGGTGTGTCGTTAGAAATGGAAAAATGGAAGCTTGCACTTGAAAAGATGGGGCATGAGGTACTCTTTTTGGCAGGAAGTGGAGGGCAAACATCCGCGTATGTAATTGAGGAGCTTTATTACATGCACCCGTTAAATAATAAGTTTGTATATAATGCCTATGATCGATTGATGGATTATGAAGATGAGGAGTCCTTTAAGAACGATATCCTTCTATTTACTTCAAAAATAGAACAAAAGTTAATGAAATTTATAGAGAATGAAAAAATCGACGTGCTCATTCCAAATAATATCTTATCGTTGGGGTGGGGATTGCCTGCAGCGATTGCATTTTATCATGTAGCTGAAAAGATGAATATTACGTATCTTTGTCATCATCATGATTTTTACTGGGAAAGGGAGCGCTATAGTACTCCAACTTGCTCATTTATCAATGACTGGTTAGAACAATATTTTCCGCCAGCATTAGACAATGTGAACCATGTCGTGATTAACAAAATTGCACAAGATGAATTAATAGAACGACGAGGCATTTCATCTAAGGTTGTTCCGAATGTATTTGACTTTGATGGTAAACGATGGATAGTTGACGATTATAACTATGATATAAGGGAAACGCTTGGGCTTGATGAAGACGATATCATAATCTTACAGGCAACTCGTATTACAGAACGAAAAGCAATTGAGCTCGGAATAGATGTTGTATCTGAAATCCAACGCCAAGTGAAAGGGATGGTTGGAAAAAAGCTCTATAATGGCAAGAAAATTATTCCAACTACAAAGGTAGTTTATGTTCTAGCGGGATTACCTGAATCAATGCCTAGGTATCTGGAATTATTGAAAAAGAAAGCCAACCAACTTGATGTGGATATCCGTTTTGTAAATGAACGAGTTGACCATTCACGAAGATTGGAAAACCAGCTTAAGATTTACTCACTCTGGGATGCATACGTGATTGCGGATTTTATCACATATCCAAGTATTTTAGAAGGTTGGGGAAATCAGCTGTTAGAAGGAGTTTTCGCGAAAAAACCAATTGTAATCTATGAATATCCTGTCTTTCAAACAGACATAGCAGATAAGGAGTTTATGTTTACAAGTTTGGGTGGTCAACATACCGTGGCTTCAAACGGCTTAATTGAGGTGCCAGCTGATAAGGTGGTGCAAGCAGCACAAGAAATTGTTAGGATTTTAACCGATCCAACGCTTTATCAAACTTGTACAGACCATAATTTTGAACTCGGCAAAAGATATTATTCCTATGAGGCATTACAACAATATTTAGAAAGTGTTATGAAACCTCTTTTCGCATAA